From Chengkuizengella sediminis, the proteins below share one genomic window:
- a CDS encoding A24 family peptidase has protein sequence MYLNACLIVILIISVITDLKSRKIYNVVIFPGILLAFFSHLISGGFQPFFYSILSCFVGLLILLIPYFMGGIGAGDVKLLALVGAFKGITFVFFTAIYMSIIGGVLSLIVLLFKKGAKQKLKFIFYFLYGWKNGIRIPLSLQKNSISGTVPYGLAIAGGVVWNWIRGGI, from the coding sequence ATGTATTTAAATGCTTGTTTAATCGTTATTTTAATCATTAGTGTCATCACTGATTTAAAAAGTCGGAAAATTTATAATGTAGTTATATTTCCAGGCATTTTATTAGCCTTTTTCTCCCATTTAATATCAGGTGGTTTTCAACCCTTTTTCTATTCTATATTGAGCTGTTTTGTAGGTTTATTAATCTTGTTAATCCCTTACTTTATGGGTGGAATAGGAGCAGGTGATGTTAAATTACTAGCACTAGTTGGAGCTTTTAAAGGCATTACTTTTGTTTTTTTTACCGCTATTTATATGAGCATCATTGGTGGAGTATTATCTCTTATTGTCCTCTTGTTTAAAAAAGGAGCAAAACAAAAACTTAAGTTCATTTTTTATTTTTTATATGGATGGAAAAATGGGATTCGCATCCCATTAAGTTTACAAAAAAATTCTATTTCTGGAACAGTACCTTATGGCTTGGCGATCGCAGGTGGTGTGGTGTGGAATTGGATTAGGGGAGGGATCTAA
- a CDS encoding DUF192 domain-containing protein: MRVINQGNDVVIAEQVRSAHTFFSRLKGLMFKKHFFRDDALHIKPCSQIHTYFMKFPIDVVYLNMDFKVVGIEQNLPPWKLGKKFKQVKSVIELPPGTVEKTRLNTGDTIYFKKN, translated from the coding sequence ATGAGGGTTATCAATCAAGGAAATGATGTTGTCATTGCGGAACAAGTTCGATCAGCACATACTTTTTTTTCAAGACTCAAAGGACTCATGTTCAAAAAACATTTTTTTCGTGATGATGCTCTTCATATCAAGCCCTGTTCCCAAATACATACATATTTTATGAAATTTCCAATCGATGTTGTTTATCTTAATATGGATTTTAAAGTTGTAGGGATTGAACAAAATTTACCTCCATGGAAATTGGGGAAAAAATTCAAACAAGTAAAATCTGTCATTGAGCTTCCACCAGGAACTGTTGAAAAGACAAGATTAAATACTGGGGATACCATTTATTTTAAAAAAAATTAG
- a CDS encoding sodium-dependent transporter: MENREQWGSRVGFILAAIGSAIGLGNIWRFPYVAYENGGGAFLIPYLFALLTAGIPILILEFGVGRSKRGSAPLSFSRLSKRFEWLGWFQTFLSFGIITFYSVIIAWSINYMIFSFNLKWGDDPEAFFYGDKFLNLTEISGFNLGGIQWHIFIPLIFVWIALFFIISRGIKKGIEKLSLIFMPILLVLMVIIVLRAIFLPGALEGLNHLFTPNFDYIVPWGSNPDWGQVWIAAYGQIFFSLSIAFAIMITYSSYLPKDKDVNNSAFITAFSNSGFSFLAAIGVFAAIGFMANQANTEVSEVATAGLGLAFVAFPQIISEFPAFNEFFGVLFFLTLVVAGFTSAISIIEVVVSSIMDKLKVSRTKATAWICLIGFFISLIFITGTGLYFFDTLDHFINSFGIVISGFVELILLGWFIKLATIREENNLVSDFKIGYWWDIMIKVVTPIMLLIMIIINFRSEFSGLYGGYPLATILIFGWGALAIMVVVAAIMTGMKWKDSQEGIR, translated from the coding sequence ATGGAAAATCGTGAGCAATGGGGATCGCGCGTTGGGTTTATATTAGCGGCGATCGGTTCTGCCATTGGTTTAGGTAACATTTGGCGTTTCCCTTATGTGGCATATGAAAATGGAGGAGGAGCATTTCTTATTCCTTATTTATTTGCTCTCCTAACAGCAGGTATTCCTATACTAATACTAGAATTTGGTGTTGGTAGATCAAAACGTGGTTCAGCTCCATTATCATTCAGTAGACTTTCAAAACGTTTCGAGTGGTTAGGCTGGTTTCAAACCTTCTTATCCTTTGGTATTATTACTTTTTATTCCGTTATTATCGCATGGTCAATCAACTATATGATCTTCTCATTTAATTTGAAATGGGGCGATGACCCAGAAGCATTCTTTTATGGAGACAAATTTTTAAATTTAACTGAAATTAGTGGATTTAATTTGGGTGGTATTCAGTGGCATATTTTCATCCCATTGATTTTTGTGTGGATTGCACTCTTTTTTATCATTTCCAGAGGAATTAAAAAAGGGATAGAAAAATTAAGTCTTATTTTCATGCCAATCCTACTTGTATTAATGGTTATTATTGTACTTAGAGCTATCTTTTTACCTGGTGCTTTAGAAGGTCTGAATCATTTATTTACCCCTAATTTCGATTATATTGTACCTTGGGGAAGCAACCCAGATTGGGGACAGGTTTGGATAGCAGCTTATGGGCAAATTTTCTTTAGTTTATCTATAGCATTTGCAATTATGATTACATATTCTAGTTACTTACCAAAAGACAAAGACGTAAACAACAGTGCTTTCATTACAGCATTTTCTAACAGTGGATTTTCATTTTTAGCTGCGATTGGAGTTTTTGCAGCGATTGGTTTCATGGCAAATCAAGCTAATACAGAAGTAAGTGAAGTAGCAACTGCCGGACTCGGTTTAGCTTTTGTGGCATTTCCACAAATTATTTCTGAATTCCCTGCATTTAATGAATTTTTTGGTGTACTGTTTTTCTTAACATTGGTAGTGGCTGGATTTACATCCGCTATATCCATCATTGAAGTTGTAGTATCTTCAATCATGGATAAGCTAAAAGTTTCACGTACAAAAGCCACTGCATGGATTTGTTTAATCGGATTTTTTATCAGTTTGATATTTATTACAGGTACAGGATTATACTTCTTCGATACTTTGGATCATTTTATTAATAGCTTTGGAATTGTAATCTCTGGATTCGTAGAATTAATTTTATTGGGCTGGTTTATTAAATTAGCAACGATAAGAGAGGAAAACAACTTAGTTTCTGATTTTAAAATTGGTTACTGGTGGGATATCATGATCAAGGTAGTAACACCAATCATGTTATTGATCATGATCATCATCAACTTCAGAAGTGAATTTAGTGGGTTATATGGAGGTTATCCTTTAGCAACCATCTTAATTTTTGGTTGGGGTGCATTAGCCATAATGGTAGTTGTTGCTGCTATTATGACTGGAATGAAGTGGAAAGATAGTCAGGAGGGGATTCGCTAA
- a CDS encoding Flp family type IVb pilin, translating to MLKNKLVGLVKEEKGQGLTEYGLVLGIIAVAVVATIGLFRDEIVGMYETALTDLQTR from the coding sequence ATGTTAAAAAACAAATTAGTAGGTTTAGTTAAAGAGGAAAAAGGACAAGGTTTAACTGAGTATGGTTTGGTGTTAGGTATTATTGCTGTAGCTGTAGTTGCTACTATTGGTTTATTTAGAGATGAAATAGTAGGAATGTATGAAACTGCATTAACTGACCTTCAAACTAGGTAA
- a CDS encoding TadE/TadG family type IV pilus assembly protein, whose amino-acid sequence MFKNERGQSLTEFALLLPILLLMICGIIDFGRLGFSYMNQHLTTQEAVRLGGLGKTDDEIVDFAKDYINIEDSENLQVSITPNDNIRESGDYVTVTLTSSFDSITPLIAMLMPDSIQISTNSTIRVE is encoded by the coding sequence ATGTTTAAGAATGAAAGAGGTCAATCCCTAACTGAATTTGCGTTGCTGTTACCCATATTATTGTTAATGATATGTGGAATTATTGATTTTGGAAGGTTGGGATTCAGTTACATGAATCAGCATCTAACAACACAGGAAGCAGTGAGGTTAGGAGGATTAGGGAAAACGGATGATGAAATTGTTGATTTTGCAAAAGATTATATAAATATCGAAGATTCTGAAAATCTACAAGTATCCATAACTCCAAATGATAATATCAGAGAGTCTGGTGATTACGTTACGGTTACACTTACGTCTTCCTTTGATTCTATTACTCCACTCATAGCGATGCTTATGCCAGATTCTATACAAATATCTACAAACTCTACGATTAGAGTTGAGTGA
- a CDS encoding Flp family type IVb pilin: protein MLKNKLVGLVKEEEGQGLTEYGLVLGIIAVAVVATIGLFRDEIVGMYETALADLQSR from the coding sequence ATGTTAAAAAACAAATTAGTAGGTTTAGTTAAAGAAGAAGAAGGACAAGGATTGACAGAGTATGGTTTAGTGTTAGGTATTATTGCTGTAGCTGTAGTTGCTACCATTGGTTTATTTAGAGATGAAATAGTAGGAATGTATGAAACTGCTTTAGCTGATCTTCAAAGTAGATAA